AAATCAAGGATTCTGCCTTGTCACCTTTTTATCATATGAGTTAAGAACATCGCCGCACCAGTGCCCTTGGAGGTTGCGGTTAAGATGGCATGTAGTAGAACTGTGGGCTTTATCGCCTCCTACTTCTCGACGGATTCATGGGCTGTTTTTATCCATCCGAACTCTTCTTTTTTCACCGTTGCGGCTACTTTTTCAAAGAGAGTTCTTATTTCTTCGCCGTATTCTTTTTCTTCATGAAGCGTGAATCCGTTGATGATGGCTTCTAAAGCGGTGGGATGCCCTTTAAGAACCATTTCTTTGAATTCCCTGGAGGTGTATCCGATCGGTTCTATGGGCGCGAAGGTGTCGTTTAACAAAAATAGGAGTTTCGATCTTTCCTGAAAATTCTTTGGAAGCATGTCTGAAACAGTTAAAATGTCTACGTCGCTGCCTACCCCGAAGCTTCCCTTCGCTGCCGAGCCGAACAGTACTACTAGCTTAGGCCTCAGCTTCTTCCTCAACGCCTCAACGTACTTCGCTACTTCTTCACGATACGGGATTGCATCCATTTCTTTACCTCTCTATTCACGAAGCCCATTATTTCCCTCGACGCTTTTAAGGCTTCTATGGCGGTTTCATCATCGTAGTATGTGTAGGGCGCGCCCTTAATGAGTGTTTCTTAAAGAGGAGGACGTTAAGCCGCCGACCATTCGATGATCTAAAGGCCATCTTGAAAGATGTGCACATTATCTGTTTTTGATGGGAAGTCCTAGGTTGGCAAACAGTAAATGACGCGTATCAGTCCCGTTCAAGGTTCATGGACTTGCAAAGGTCGGAGGGCCAAGGGTTTAACGCTTGTAAATAAAGGTAGGGAGTATTGTCTCTACATCGCCTTCAGGAGAATCCTTGAAGAAAGGGGGTTGGAAGAGTTGATGAACATTAGATCCTGGTGAGTTTTGTAATAGCGTTCGCATGTCTGCGCTCTTTTCCTTAAAATTTTTTAAGGATGCTCCTTAATTGTGGGGAAGTGGTTTTTCTTTAACGATGGATCGCGTTGATGGTTTTCACGTAAGATTTATTTAGTTGTATGGAAAGTATTATACTTATGTTACAACATTTTTTCAATAGAGAAGCCGAGTTGAAGTTCTTAGAAAGCAAGTACTCGGAACCCACTTCTCAACTGATAATCATTTACGGGAGGAGGAGGGTTGGGAAAACAGAGCTCATTAAAAAATTTATTCAGAATAAAAGTAGCGTTTACGTTCTGTGCACACGAGACAATTTTTTAGAGAATATCAAAGAAATAAAAAGAAAATTCTATGAAGTTACAGGTAAAGAATATTTCATGAAGCTGGACACCACCTCTCTGTTCGACCTCTTTAAATTTTTAATTGACGAAATAGGAGGTAAGAGGATAGTGATCGCCATAGATGAGTTTCCTTATCTGATTGAAATAGAGAGGGGCGTAGTTTCAACTTTTCAGAAAGTTTGGGATGAATTGTTGAAGGGCGGGAATGTGTTTTTGCTCCTTTGCGGTTCAAGCATAGGGATGATGGAAACTGAAGTGCTAGCTTATAGGAGCCCCCTTTATGGGAGAAGAACGGGTGAGTGGAAAGTTGAACCGTTTATGTTCAGAGACTTGAAAAAAATTTTCAAGAAAACTTCCATTGAAGAATTGATTAAAATCTGGTCCATTTTCGGAGGAACCCCTTTTTACCTATCCTTTGTGGATTCAACCCAGCCTGTTGAGATAAACGTAAAAAAGAGGATATTGACGAAAGGGGAGGTTCTCTACAGTGAGCCTAGAATATTGCTTAAAGAAGAGTTCAGAGAGCCTAGAACCTACATGCTTATATTGAAGTATATTTCCCTCGGCTACAATTCAATGGGTAAACTTTCATCAATAACCGGGATAGAGAAGGGCAACCTTTCAAAATACCTCGCCGTTTTGGAGGAAACGCGCCTAGTGGAGTACATTCTACCACTGGGGCAGAGGAAAAGAGGAATCTACGTTTTAAACGATCCTTTCTTCAATTTTTGGTTCAGGTTCGTGTATCCAAACTTATCCGACCTTGAGATAGGACTCGTGGATGAAGTGTTCTCCAGAATCGCTCCCCAGCTGAACATGTATTACGGGATAAATTTCGAGAGGTTGATTATGGAGCTCATTAAGTCAAAAATATTGAACATGCCATTTATCTTCAATTGGGTTGGAAAGTGGTGGCATAAGGATAAGGAAATTGACGTCGTAGCTTTAAACAGTGAAACGAGAAACATACTGTTTTGCGAATGCAAATGGCAAGAAAACGTAAACGCTGAGGAAGCTGTTAACGATTTAAAGGAGAAATCTAAGTTCGTACGATGGCATAACGATGAAAGAATAGAACACTATGCGATATTCGCTAAAAGCTTCAAAGAGAAATTTAAAGAACCAAACGTCCTCCTTTTCGATCTAAAAGATTTAGAAAAAACTTTGAAGTGAAATTTACCTTACTAAAAGAGATCGTCGTCTCTCAGGGATGCTGGTCGTAAAGGCGGAGGATTACTCGTCTTTTTGACTCTTCCATTAAACAGAGTAGATCGTTATAAAGGTTCCTTAATCCAACACGTATTCATTCAACTATCAAAGATGTGTCGTCTTTCATCTTCATGATCCTCCGCTGAACCATGTGGAGCAATATCGCAGGTTAACGTCATACACCAATACTGGGAGCAGGATTCCTTTGGATAGCGCTTCGCTGTGAAGTTGTGATGCGTCGTAAGTGGGAAGGATTAGATTATTGTTTTAGAATTTGAAGGCAGGGTTTTGTTGATCCAAGTTATAACGCGTGAATGGCCGCTGAGGCTCTGTGTGGAAGCGAAGTTATGGGGAGCCGCTGAGTTAACCTTAGACGCCTTTATTGAGGGGTGAATTATTGGAATTTCGGGGTCGTTTAGAATTCTGGGCTTAAGGACTTGAATGGGTGCCTCGAAAGCATCTAGGGTTTAAAACACCGTGTTACGATGTGTTAAAGGATTTTTACTCCTTCGCTTTCTATCTCCGTTATCCACTTTGAGTCTTTCATAAGTTCGTAGTCTTCTTTCGATAAGATGTGCAGCTCAACCCTTGGAAGCTTCACGCTCTTCCTCAACGTCTTGTACACGTCGTCTTCGGAGCTCTTCAACCCGTCGTATACGACGAGCACGTCCACGTCGCTTGCGACGGTGCGCCTGTTCTTCGCGTAGGAGCCGAAGACCACGATTCTTTTCAGCCCCAGCCGCTTGGATAGCGGGGAGGAGACTCTTTTAAGCTCCTTTACGACGTCCTCCAAGCTACAGCTTGGATAGAACACTCTTACAGAACTCGAGGACTTCTCCATCATACTTGATCATCCTTTCCGCTTCGTTTTTCGTATACATTCTTCTTGTGGAGGAGGGGTGGACGTTAGGGTACCTGGCTGGGATGTAGACTTTCGAGCTCCAACGCGTAGCCCAGTAGTTTTTCGTCAACCTTCTTTTCTTGAAGGTTGATGAGGAGGTCGTAAACCGAGTGGCCCCACGCCTCGGCGCCAAGTTTCTGGAAAACCGCCTTCACCGCTTTTTCAGCGGAGTGTTGCGCTGAGAAGCAAGCCCAATCGAAGAATCGAGATTTCAAATCATTTTCAGCGTGTTCAAGGTCGCCTTCAGCTTGATCCACCCAATCTCTACTCCTCTCCACCATTTCAGCGTCAAACTCCCTATTTCACATATCACCATCCTGAATTGCCTGGCTGAAGGCCTGTGGCTTCCAGTTTCAACGGTGAATCCCTTAACTCCCTACTTTCAAAGGAGCCGCGGACCTTACCCTTCTTGCCGCTCCCCACACTTAAAATCGTTGCGATCCACCCTAGTGCTGGCAAGACGGAGCTTAGACTATTTTTCTTAAATGGTTGTTTGGTGGTTTAGCTTATTCTTTATCCATTCGTTGTATTTTTTGAAGGTGTCTGGTGGAATTGGGTTTACCACGATCATCTCTCTCACTTTCCTCGCTAACTCTCCGTCAACGCTGTATATTGTCGATGCTTTATGAGCCATCGCTAGATGGATTAGTAAGGCTTCTTTTAAGAAGCTGGAGGCTTCATCCCTAGGCTGGGTTTTTGGAGTGGGCTCTGACTATGAGGCCTGTGTCGATTACTCCGTCGATAGCCCCAGTTTTTTGTATCCTAAGTCGGCATGGGAGTAATACAGGCGGTGCTTGAACGCTTCAAGGATCTGGGGGAGCTGGCGACAGCTTGAAATCTACAAGAATTCCTCTGCAAAATGATTTGATTAAATGGGAAAATCACGATGGATTTATTGTTGTATTTAGGAGGTTGATCAGAGCGATCGCGGAGGAGTATAGATCTCTTCTAATCGATTCTGATTAATCCGAGAGTTGAAAAGGTATTTAAGTAAGAAAGTAAGAATATCATTGGTGAGGTTTATGCCGAGAGACGAGAGACCAGATGTGATAGTGGTAAGCAGTAAAGGCCAGGTGGTAATCCCTCAGAGCCTTCGAGATAAATTGGGGATTAAGCCGAGAAGTAAGCTTCTGGTGTACGGTTATGAGGATGCTTTAATCATGAAGAAGTTCGAGATACCTGATGTGCGTAGGAAGTTGGAAGCTTTATACAAAAGGATCGATAGAAGGATAGCTAAGTACGGTGAGTTGAGCGAGGAGGAGATTGAGGAGGAGATACAGAAGTACAGAAAAGAAAAGCGAAGCCGGTAGAGGTACATGCGTAATGTTGTCTTTGACGTCAACATTCTTGTTTCAGCTTTGATCGCGAGGGGTAAACCGAAGGAGCTATGGCTTAAGGCTGTGAGAAAAAAATTCAACCTACTCACGTCGAGAGAAATCCTCTCAGAATTTGTTGAGGTTTTGCGAAGAAAGAAGTTTCAGAGGTACGTAGAGGAGCAAGACGTAAGAGACT
The DNA window shown above is from Candidatus Bathyarchaeia archaeon and carries:
- a CDS encoding nucleotidyltransferase domain-containing protein, which codes for MDAIPYREEVAKYVEALRKKLRPKLVVLFGSAAKGSFGVGSDVDILTVSDMLPKNFQERSKLLFLLNDTFAPIEPIGYTSREFKEMVLKGHPTALEAIINGFTLHEEKEYGEEIRTLFEKVAATVKKEEFGWIKTAHESVEK
- a CDS encoding ATP-binding protein translates to MLQHFFNREAELKFLESKYSEPTSQLIIIYGRRRVGKTELIKKFIQNKSSVYVLCTRDNFLENIKEIKRKFYEVTGKEYFMKLDTTSLFDLFKFLIDEIGGKRIVIAIDEFPYLIEIERGVVSTFQKVWDELLKGGNVFLLLCGSSIGMMETEVLAYRSPLYGRRTGEWKVEPFMFRDLKKIFKKTSIEELIKIWSIFGGTPFYLSFVDSTQPVEINVKKRILTKGEVLYSEPRILLKEEFREPRTYMLILKYISLGYNSMGKLSSITGIEKGNLSKYLAVLEETRLVEYILPLGQRKRGIYVLNDPFFNFWFRFVYPNLSDLEIGLVDEVFSRIAPQLNMYYGINFERLIMELIKSKILNMPFIFNWVGKWWHKDKEIDVVALNSETRNILFCECKWQENVNAEEAVNDLKEKSKFVRWHNDERIEHYAIFAKSFKEKFKEPNVLLFDLKDLEKTLK
- a CDS encoding nucleotidyltransferase domain-containing protein, which encodes MEKSSSSVRVFYPSCSLEDVVKELKRVSSPLSKRLGLKRIVVFGSYAKNRRTVASDVDVLVVYDGLKSSEDDVYKTLRKSVKLPRVELHILSKEDYELMKDSKWITEIESEGVKIL
- a CDS encoding AbrB/MazE/SpoVT family DNA-binding domain-containing protein; translation: MPRDERPDVIVVSSKGQVVIPQSLRDKLGIKPRSKLLVYGYEDALIMKKFEIPDVRRKLEALYKRIDRRIAKYGELSEEEIEEEIQKYRKEKRSR